The Mugil cephalus isolate CIBA_MC_2020 chromosome 11, CIBA_Mcephalus_1.1, whole genome shotgun sequence genome includes a window with the following:
- the mtf1 gene encoding metal regulatory transcription factor 1: MSENGPHTEAPMYFEVEVGPLGRDEEEEGVKIHFNKDDLIAEPSSSTGRVYDRTTVLIERDPIRLDEEGEEEGHCGGDEDGVTFLTEGEGDGDEEEGSLAFMTDPDGMSQGYVHHTISPDQIQFTINPGSTPMPRNIEGATLTLHSECPETKQREVKRYQCMFEGCTRTYSTAGNLRTHQKTHRGEYTFVCNQQGCGKAFLTSYSLKIHVRVHTKEKPFECDVQGCEKAFNTLYRLKAHQRLHTGKTFNCESEGCTKYFTTLSDLRKHIRTHTGEKPFRCDHDGCGKAFAASHHLKTHVRTHTGEKPFNCPSDGCEKTFSSQYSLKSHIRGHDKGQPFTVTLTHPLSEDANHSLCLSDLSLISTDSELRENIHNAQNLDLSNVTPVKIFELMFQSPENSVSQDDAHPNESLAESFSLESSTQPGVTDGSSLISFSINPTSSSPCSHSTAILEASSETTHRSSAQASTCASVTATVTSTQLTPFIQISDAPQASVQAPNHVNPQPYVALQPTFLPTDSANCTTPLAPPNSAPPPVSPALTTATPVPAAAVVTATAADALAAVTQPVPLASNPVPNSGPGVAPAPATITIAPTQNLLQPSLVMSDQNLQWILSSAANSQQSPDQAAHQGGPKVEKVFFTTAIPVGGNAGNSVQQIGLSLPVIIIKQEESCQCQCACRDSAKEKSAKSASSIVSAPAPQQPSEPPPPSLPEPPPQPSPSPSSCCLPKSSSSVGEVSLEAPSSSSSSSSTVQTFSTIESSTATNPPSSDGLASMDVSDFLSLQSPETAANIEALLLVADDFNMATDGNP, translated from the exons ATGAGTGAGAATGGCCCTCATACGGAGGCGCCTATGTACTTTGAGGTGGAGGTGGGTCCCCTGGGGCgggatgaggaagaagaaggcgTCAAGATCCACTTCAACAAAGACGACCTGATTGCTGAACCTTCATCGTCCACTGGTCGGGTCTATGACCGCACCACGGTGCTCATTGAGCGGGACCCAATTCGGCTGGATgaggagggtgaagaggagggtCATTGTGGAGGGGATGAAGATGGAGTCACCTTCCTAACTGAAGGGGAGGGTgatggagatgaggaggagggctCTCTGGCATTCATGACCGATCCAGATGGGATGTCCCAGGGTTACGTGCACCACACGATTTCTCCAGACCAGATCCAGTTCACAATTAATCCTGGCTCCACCCCTATGCCACGCAACATAGAGGGGGCGACTCTTACGCTGCACTCTGAGTGCCCAGAGACCAAGCAGAGAGAG GTAAAGCGATATCAGTGCATGTTTGAAGGCTGCACAAGGACGTACAGTACGGCTGGAAACCTGAGGACACACCAGAAGACACACCGGGGCGAGTACACGTTTGTGTGTAATCAACAGGGATGTGGAAAGGCCTTTCTCACCTCGTACAGCCTCAAAATCCATGTCCGCGTTCACACAAAGGAGAAACCATTCGAGTGTGATGTGCAGGGCTGTGAAAAGGCCTTCAACACGCTATACAG ACTAAAAGCACACCAGAGACTTCACACAGGAAAGACATTCAACTGTGAATCAGAGGGATGCACCAAGTACTTTACCACTCTCAGCGACCTGAGGAAGCACATTCGCACACACACTGGGGAGAAGCCTTTCCG GTGTGATCACGATGGATGTGGCAAAGCCTTTGCTGCAAGTCATCACCTGAAAACACACGTACGGACGCACACAG GAGAGAAGCCATTCAACTGTCCCAGTGACGGCTGTGAGAAGACCTTCAGCAGCCAGTACAGTTTGAAGAGTCACATCCGGGGCCACGACAAAGGACAGCCTTTTACCGTCACTCTCACCCATCCGCTCTCTGAA GATGCAAATCACTCACTGTGCCTCAGTGACTTGAGCCTCATCTCTACTGACTCGGAGCTACGAGAGAACATCCACAAC GCTCAAAATCTGGACCTCAGCAACGTGACCCCTGTGAAAATCTTCGAGCTCATGTTCCAGAGTCCAGAAAATAGTGTCAGCCAAGATGATGCACATCCTAATG AGAGCCTTGCTGAATCGTTCAGCCTCGAGTCCTCTACCCAACCGGGAGTGACTGATGGATCGTCTCTTATCTCTTTCTCTATCAATCCTACCTCCTCGTCTCCCTGTTCCCACTCCACCGCAATCCTGGAGGCTTCTTCCGAGACCACTCACAGGTCTTCTGCTCAGGCCTCCACCTGTGCCTCTGTCACAGCTACTGTCACATCCACCCAGCTTACCCCTTTCATACAGATCTCAGACGCGCCTCAGGCTTCTGTCCAAGCACCGAACCACGTCAACCCTCAGCCTTATGTGGCACTGCAACCCACATTCCTACCGACGGATAGTGCTAACTGCACAACTCCTCTGGCGCCACCCaactctgctcctccaccagtGTCTCCTGCACTGACCACTGCAACACCAGTCCCTGCAGCTGCTGTAGTCACAGCTACTGCAGCTGATGCTCTGGCAGCTGTCACTCAACCCGTGCCTTTGGCCAGCAACCCCGTCCCCAACTCTGGCCCCGGTGTGGCTCCCGCTCCTGCCACCATCACTATAGCGCCCACCCAGAACCTGCTGCAGCCCAGCCTGGTCATGTCTGACCAGAACCTGCAGTGGATCCTCAGCAGTGCTGCCAACAGCCAGCAGAGTCCAGATCAAGCA GCACACCAAGGAGGTCCCAAAGTGGAAAAGGTTTTCTTCACTACAGCCATACCAGTGGGAGGGAATGCTG GCAACTCGGTCCAACAGATTGGCCTCAGCCTGCCGGTCATCATCATCAAACAGGAGGAATCCTGCCAGTGCCAGTGCGCCTGCAGGGACTCTGCTAAAGAGAAGAGTGCAAAGAGTGCCTCCTCCATTGTTTCAGccccagcaccacagcagccaTCAGAGCCCCCTCCTCCATCGCTaccagaacctccaccccaACCCTCCCCTTCACCTTCCTCATGCTGCCTCCCCAAGTCTTCCTCCAGCGTGGGCGAGGTGAGCCTGGAggccccctcttcttcttcttcctcctcctccacagttcAGACTTTCTCAACGATAGAGAGCAGCACTGCCACCAACCCGCCCTCATCTGACGGGTTAGCGAGCATGGACGTCTCGGACTTCCTCTCCCTGCAGAGCCCTGAGACAGCAGCCAACATCGAGGCTCTGCTCTTGGTCGCAGATGACTTCAACATGGCCACTGATGGCAATCCTTAG
- the yrdc gene encoding yrdC domain-containing protein, mitochondrial — MKSVRVIAVEFIKSRAAYSSATARGLGAEMCKELKTTVLRLSPPTSNGPASLQEGQTDGAGILACTVKALKEGHIVGVPTDTIYGLACLAQNSVAVRNTYDIKGRNGHKPLAICVGEIQDIYKYCKVKVKKELLMDLLPGPVTLVFERSEALNTDLNPFTPLVGVRIPDHAFMRSLCQMCGEPLALTSANISSHTSTVEVHEFQELWPKLAVVVDGGPIGDQSRLGSTVVDLSVLDKYRIIRPGCALSATLDVLERKYGLSEDTGER, encoded by the exons ATGAAGTCAGTCCGTGTTATCGCCGTGGAGTTCATTAAATCCAGAGCAGCTTACAGTTCAGCCACAGCTCGTGGCCTCGGAGCAGAGATGTGTAAAGAGCTCAAGACTACTGTACTGCGTTTATCGCCGCCGACCTCCAACGGACCGGCGAGTCTTCAGGAGGGCCAAACAG ATGGTGCTGGAATCCTGGCTTGCACGGTGAAGGCTCTGAAGGAGGGTCACATCGTTGGCGTGCCCACAGACACCATCTATGGCCTGGCATGTCTGGCCCAAAACTCTGTAGCTGTCAGAAATACCTACGACATCAAAGGGCGAAACGGACATAAGCCACTGGCCATATGTGTGGGAGAAATTCAGGATATCTATAA ATACTGCaaggtgaaggtgaagaagGAGCTCTTAATGGACCTGCTGCCTGGTCCCGTCACTCTGGTGTTTGAACGTTCTGAAGCACTAAACACGGACCTCAACCCCTTTACTCCG CTTGTAGGCGTTCGTATCCCAGATCATGCCTTTATGAGAAGCCTCTGCCAGATGTGCGGGGAACCGCTCGCCCTCACCAGTGCCAACATCAGctcacacaccagcacagtAGAAGTTCAT GAGTTTCAGGAGCTCTGGCCTAAACTAGCTGTGGTGGTGGATGGAGGACCGATCGGAGACCAGAGCCGCCTCGGGTCAACAGTGGTCGACCTGTCTGTGCTTGACAAATACCGCATCATCAGACCTGGCTG TGCCCTGTCTGCTACGCTTGACGTGCTGGAACGCAAATACGGCCTGTCAGAAGACACAGGGGAACGATGA